From Fibrobacterota bacterium, the proteins below share one genomic window:
- a CDS encoding transglycosylase SLT domain-containing protein, protein MGTMSFFHPRSLAACAALALAAASLPARAGYFDDRHYPIITDETFPADDYILDQARFWYAIYIDVGDDEGLLHDPFYPELVFRKAKAPGQGRAGSKLAEVQVKSLQAEIRSMIAKDTSAWTPEDRALRARFPLYWDTTAIRLSCDRIRFQRGLKGKYRAGLERSYRYLPLIDSVFAAEGVPARLKFLPHVESSFYPFAYSKVGAAGMWQFMKSSAKRFRMKVGYQIDERRDPLASTVAAARMLAYNRQLLQSWPLAIVAYNHGPGGLANAARTTGTRELSTIIKSYYSNTFGFASKNFYAEFLAASSIALKADSLFPDLRKLEPLRYRHVVLQKSVGTKFVCGVTGLSPEELEEYNLALRPTAFRGNGQLPKSFALRLPAALDLGAIALRLGAVEPPGQRLAAASAPIAAVPVAASPAAAVPAGGTAPSVVVAATASSPSPAAAIAGAAPATHAAPLPAAPAPASPTVVAAASAPAYAGSSHPGVVPSAVTDTSSPPPVEAEADPDKSDNLASDANPLEPRPKAKPKLRERMQARLAEKRGENVPKPQAVLTAEPPPGPKAEPAPSPRATPPAVATAKSAKPPIPLPPVLPSAAPPQSAALPVAAAAPKPALPPAPAAPERLIDSSLALQASDLDKLAHPMDRFNPSAYPLEYKYENGILSFLAGTEETLSHYSDWAGISETALRKANGMRGKMDIRLGRRIKIPLGEDKAKEFMKRREENYRAIEEDFYSSYYVSGTEPLAVTQGQNLWGWAQDQEIPFWLLQKHNPGKSLAELHPGDTLNVPVIETGIRKWGFTRYGNSREYLQGVARYLATGKPEP, encoded by the coding sequence ATGGGGACCATGTCTTTCTTCCACCCCCGTTCCTTGGCCGCTTGCGCCGCATTGGCCCTCGCCGCGGCGAGCCTACCCGCCCGCGCCGGCTATTTCGACGATCGCCACTATCCCATCATCACCGACGAAACCTTTCCCGCCGACGACTATATCCTCGATCAGGCGCGCTTCTGGTACGCCATCTACATCGACGTGGGCGACGATGAAGGATTGCTACACGATCCCTTCTATCCCGAGCTGGTGTTCCGGAAGGCGAAGGCCCCGGGCCAAGGCCGGGCGGGATCCAAGCTGGCCGAGGTCCAGGTAAAATCCCTGCAGGCCGAAATCCGATCGATGATCGCCAAGGATACTTCGGCTTGGACGCCGGAGGACCGGGCCTTGCGCGCGCGCTTCCCGCTCTATTGGGACACCACCGCCATCCGTCTTTCTTGCGATCGGATCCGATTCCAACGCGGCCTGAAGGGCAAGTATCGCGCGGGCCTGGAGCGCTCCTACCGGTACCTGCCGCTCATCGATTCCGTATTCGCCGCCGAAGGGGTGCCCGCGCGCCTCAAGTTCCTGCCGCACGTGGAATCGTCGTTCTACCCGTTCGCCTATTCCAAGGTGGGCGCGGCCGGCATGTGGCAGTTCATGAAGTCGTCGGCCAAGCGCTTCCGCATGAAGGTGGGCTACCAGATCGACGAACGCCGCGATCCGTTGGCCTCGACCGTGGCAGCGGCCCGCATGCTGGCCTATAACCGGCAACTACTGCAAAGCTGGCCGCTGGCCATCGTCGCTTATAACCACGGGCCCGGGGGGCTGGCCAACGCCGCGCGCACCACGGGCACGCGCGAGCTATCCACCATCATCAAGAGCTATTACTCCAATACCTTCGGTTTCGCATCCAAGAATTTCTACGCCGAATTCCTGGCCGCCTCCAGCATCGCCCTGAAGGCGGATTCGCTTTTCCCGGATCTACGTAAGCTGGAGCCGTTGCGTTACCGCCACGTGGTTCTGCAGAAATCGGTGGGAACCAAGTTCGTCTGCGGCGTGACGGGGCTATCGCCCGAGGAGCTGGAGGAATACAACCTCGCCCTGCGCCCCACCGCCTTCCGGGGGAACGGGCAATTGCCGAAGAGCTTCGCCCTGCGTCTTCCCGCCGCCCTGGATCTGGGGGCCATCGCCCTGCGCCTGGGCGCCGTCGAACCGCCGGGACAACGCCTGGCCGCCGCTTCCGCGCCCATCGCCGCTGTGCCTGTCGCCGCCTCGCCTGCCGCGGCCGTCCCTGCCGGCGGGACCGCTCCATCCGTCGTTGTCGCGGCGACTGCGTCGTCTCCGTCCCCCGCCGCGGCCATAGCCGGCGCTGCACCGGCCACGCACGCCGCCCCCTTGCCGGCGGCCCCGGCGCCCGCATCCCCAACCGTAGTCGCTGCCGCATCCGCCCCCGCTTACGCAGGTTCGTCCCATCCTGGAGTGGTCCCTTCGGCGGTAACCGACACGTCATCCCCGCCCCCGGTGGAAGCCGAAGCCGATCCGGACAAATCGGATAACCTGGCTTCGGACGCCAATCCCCTGGAGCCGCGTCCGAAGGCTAAGCCTAAATTGCGCGAGCGCATGCAGGCGCGTCTCGCGGAGAAGCGAGGCGAGAACGTCCCGAAGCCGCAGGCCGTGTTGACCGCCGAACCTCCGCCCGGACCGAAAGCCGAGCCGGCGCCGTCCCCGCGGGCGACCCCACCGGCCGTCGCCACGGCGAAATCCGCCAAGCCCCCGATCCCGCTGCCGCCCGTACTGCCTTCGGCCGCGCCTCCGCAATCGGCGGCATTGCCCGTGGCCGCCGCGGCCCCCAAGCCCGCGCTCCCGCCCGCGCCGGCGGCGCCCGAACGCCTCATCGATTCCTCCTTGGCTTTGCAGGCTTCGGATCTGGATAAGCTGGCCCATCCCATGGACCGCTTTAATCCCTCAGCGTATCCCTTGGAATACAAGTACGAGAACGGCATCCTGAGCTTTCTGGCAGGCACCGAAGAGACGTTATCGCATTACTCCGATTGGGCCGGGATTTCGGAAACGGCCTTGCGGAAGGCGAACGGCATGCGCGGGAAGATGGATATCCGCCTGGGCCGCCGCATCAAGATCCCGCTCGGCGAAGATAAGGCGAAGGAGTTCATGAAACGCCGCGAAGAGAACTACCGGGCCATAGAGGAGGATTTCTACAGCAGCTACTACGTATCCGGAACGGAACCGCTGGCCGTGACCCAAGGGCAAAACCTTTGGGGCTGGGCGCAGGACCAGGAGATCCCGTTCTGGCTGCTGCAAAAGCATAATCCCGGCAAGTCCCTCGCCGAGCTGCATCCGGGCGACACCCTGAACGTGCCCGTGATCGAGACGGGCATCCGCAAGTGGGGCTTCACGCGCTACGGGAATTCGCGGGAATACCTGCAAGGCGTGGCACGCTATCTGGCCACAGGGAAGCCCGAGCCGTGA